Proteins encoded by one window of Cylindrospermum stagnale PCC 7417:
- a CDS encoding NYN domain-containing protein encodes MLNNLENDSIFTPEQVLENRGRVAIFIDGSNLFYAALQLGIEIDYTKLLCRLTGGSRLLRSFFYTGVDRTNEKQQGFLLWMRRNGYRVIAKDLVQLPDGSKKANLDVEIAVDMMALVDSYDTAVLVSGDGDLAYAVNSVSYRGVRVEVVSLRSMTSDSLINVSDRYIDLEAIKEDIQKTPRQSYPYRPLSGVSFLEDPRLSDGHLEIQE; translated from the coding sequence ATGTTGAATAATTTGGAAAACGACTCAATATTTACGCCAGAACAGGTTTTGGAAAATCGGGGTCGTGTGGCCATCTTTATTGATGGCTCAAATCTATTTTATGCTGCACTGCAACTAGGAATCGAAATTGATTACACGAAGTTGTTATGTCGCTTAACTGGTGGTTCTAGGCTGTTGCGTTCTTTCTTCTATACTGGGGTAGACCGGACAAACGAGAAGCAACAGGGGTTTTTGCTGTGGATGCGCCGCAATGGCTATCGAGTTATTGCTAAGGATTTGGTACAGCTACCAGATGGCTCCAAAAAAGCCAACTTGGATGTAGAAATAGCTGTAGATATGATGGCGTTGGTAGATTCATATGATACCGCTGTCTTAGTCAGTGGTGATGGGGATTTAGCTTATGCTGTGAATTCGGTAAGCTATCGCGGTGTGCGGGTAGAGGTGGTAAGTTTGCGTTCGATGACGAGCGATAGTTTAATCAATGTGAGCGATCGCTATATTGATTTAGAAGCGATCAAAGAAGATATCCAAAAAACCCCCCGTCAAAGCTATCCATATCGACCCTTATCCGGTGTAAGTTTTTTGGAAGACCCACGATTAAGTGATGGACACCTAGAAATTCAAGAGTAA
- the metG gene encoding methionine--tRNA ligase: MNLVDKTEKTFALTTPLYYVNDVPHIGSAYTTMAADVVARFQRLLGHRVLLITGTDEHGQKIQRAAATLGKAPQEFCDQIVPSFVSLWELLGIEYDRFSRTTANRHEAIVKEFFQRVWESGDIYQGQQQGWYCVSCEEFKDERELLPGKHCPIHTTKEVEWRDEQNYFFRLSKYQAKLEEFYQSRPDFIQPASRRNEVLSFVSQGLQDFSISRVNLDWGFPVPVNPKHTLYVWFDALLGYVTALLEPDAEPTLANALETWWPINLHLIGKDILRFHAVYWPAMLMSADLPLPERVFGHGFLTKDGQKMGKTLGNTLDPIALIQRYGSDAVRYYFLKEIEFGKDGDFNEVRFINVLNADLANDLGNLLNRTLNMVKKYCAGNVPLIANEAIPAENPLKRIGLPLGEQVKQAYEALAFNQACEAILLLVQASNKFIDEQAPWTLYKQEKQQEVEAVLYAVLESVRLAAYLFSPIIPNISSDIYQQLGFGINFNNQTESSIAAPFATHATWGLLSHKQQLGTPQPVFKRIETLKND, from the coding sequence ATGAATCTAGTGGATAAAACAGAAAAAACATTTGCGCTGACAACACCGCTATATTATGTCAACGATGTCCCCCACATTGGCAGTGCTTATACAACGATGGCAGCAGATGTAGTGGCGCGATTTCAGCGGCTTTTGGGTCATCGAGTACTGCTGATTACCGGCACAGATGAGCATGGACAGAAAATTCAGCGGGCAGCAGCAACTTTAGGGAAAGCACCACAAGAGTTTTGTGATCAAATTGTGCCTAGCTTTGTTAGCTTGTGGGAGTTGCTAGGTATTGAATACGATCGCTTTAGTCGGACTACCGCGAATCGCCATGAAGCGATCGTCAAGGAATTCTTTCAGCGAGTATGGGAGAGTGGTGATATCTACCAAGGGCAACAACAAGGCTGGTACTGCGTATCTTGCGAAGAATTTAAAGATGAACGGGAACTGCTACCAGGAAAACATTGCCCCATACATACTACCAAAGAAGTTGAGTGGCGAGACGAGCAAAACTATTTCTTTCGCTTATCCAAGTATCAAGCGAAACTAGAAGAATTTTATCAATCTAGACCAGATTTTATCCAGCCAGCAAGCCGGCGAAATGAAGTCCTCAGTTTTGTGAGTCAAGGTTTGCAAGACTTTTCGATTTCACGGGTAAATCTAGATTGGGGTTTTCCCGTACCAGTTAACCCAAAACATACCCTTTATGTCTGGTTTGACGCGCTGCTGGGTTATGTCACCGCATTGCTAGAACCAGATGCAGAACCGACTTTAGCAAATGCCTTAGAGACATGGTGGCCAATCAACCTGCACCTGATTGGTAAAGATATTCTCCGCTTCCATGCAGTTTATTGGCCAGCAATGCTGATGTCAGCTGATCTACCCTTGCCAGAACGAGTATTTGGCCATGGCTTTTTGACCAAAGACGGTCAAAAAATGGGGAAAACTCTGGGTAATACCCTTGATCCTATAGCCCTAATCCAGCGATATGGTAGTGATGCCGTTCGTTATTACTTCCTTAAGGAAATTGAATTTGGCAAGGATGGAGATTTTAATGAAGTTAGGTTCATTAATGTTCTGAATGCAGATTTGGCAAATGATTTAGGTAATTTGTTAAATCGCACCTTGAACATGGTGAAGAAATACTGTGCTGGCAATGTACCGTTAATCGCCAATGAAGCCATTCCGGCTGAAAATCCTTTAAAAAGGATTGGTTTACCCCTAGGGGAACAGGTGAAACAAGCTTATGAAGCGCTAGCTTTCAATCAAGCCTGCGAAGCCATTCTTTTGCTGGTGCAAGCCAGTAATAAGTTTATTGATGAACAAGCTCCTTGGACATTATATAAACAAGAAAAGCAGCAGGAAGTGGAAGCAGTACTGTATGCAGTTCTAGAATCGGTTAGACTAGCAGCTTATCTGTTCTCCCCCATTATTCCAAATATCAGTAGCGATATCTATCAGCAGCTAGGCTTTGGAATAAACTTTAACAATCAAACAGAAAGTTCAATTGCTGCACCTTTTGCCACCCATGCAACCTGGGGCTTACTATCCCATAAACAACAGTTGGGCACACCTCAACCAGTTTTTAAACGCATAGAAACCCTGAAAAACGATTAG
- a CDS encoding lysophospholipid acyltransferase family protein: protein MSLNSPLEISRCFLASLSTQMFRYHEDRIPHDASVLVVSNHRSFMDALVLMAALSSPIRFACHHYMGQVPVMREIVTKQLGCFPLEETKNRQQSFFVQSQMLLQSRQMVGVFPEGTQPMVKFTQPDMVGEFQRGFAHLALRAAVPDLAILPIAIASLEEVNTPGFPLRLLSLFDPNEPLFNQPGLHPLVVYRRVAVLIGRPYWITPQHQQKYQGKQAKHVVNELTEHCHGEIAKLLLQGCY from the coding sequence ATGAGTCTAAATAGCCCACTGGAGATTTCTCGTTGTTTCCTGGCATCACTTTCAACACAAATGTTTCGCTATCATGAGGATCGGATTCCCCATGATGCTAGCGTTTTGGTAGTGAGCAATCACCGTAGCTTTATGGATGCACTGGTTTTAATGGCGGCCCTGTCGAGTCCGATTCGCTTTGCTTGTCATCACTATATGGGACAAGTTCCAGTCATGCGGGAGATTGTCACCAAACAATTGGGGTGCTTTCCCTTAGAAGAAACGAAAAACCGCCAGCAAAGCTTTTTTGTGCAGTCACAGATGCTGTTGCAGTCTAGGCAAATGGTGGGGGTGTTTCCAGAAGGAACCCAACCAATGGTGAAATTTACTCAGCCGGACATGGTGGGTGAATTTCAGCGGGGATTTGCTCATTTGGCATTGCGCGCGGCTGTACCGGATTTGGCAATTTTACCAATTGCGATCGCATCTCTAGAGGAGGTTAACACCCCTGGTTTCCCTTTGCGGCTATTGAGTTTATTTGACCCGAACGAACCTTTATTTAATCAACCTGGTTTGCATCCCTTAGTCGTCTATCGTCGGGTGGCGGTGTTAATCGGTCGTCCTTATTGGATTACACCTCAACATCAGCAAAAATATCAAGGGAAACAAGCAAAACATGTGGTTAATGAACTCACTGAACACTGTCATGGAGAAATTGCTAAATTACTGCTTCAAGGTTGTTATTAG
- a CDS encoding alpha/beta fold hydrolase: MSEVQLKPCFLTPQRIQLEYPLFVYLPGMDGTGQLLRSQTAGLEAGFDVRCLAIPRQDLNTWDVLTNSVLDLIHAELEKSSQRPVYLCGESFGGCLAMKVSTQAPHLFKRIILINPASSFQLRPWYNWASQLTDFVPAYFYDVGALGLLPFLASLVRMCRNVRHELLKTMRSVPPETINWRLSLLREFQVDEDQLRSLTQQVLLIAGGSDRLLPSEMEVRRLVEIIPNSKMVVLPDSGHACLLEEETNLYEILKSQNFLESNAPKVQELEVRG, from the coding sequence ATGTCTGAAGTTCAACTGAAGCCATGTTTCCTGACTCCTCAACGAATACAACTAGAGTATCCGCTGTTTGTGTATTTGCCAGGAATGGATGGAACTGGTCAATTATTGCGATCGCAAACTGCTGGATTAGAAGCTGGCTTTGATGTCCGTTGTTTGGCGATCCCCCGACAAGACCTCAACACCTGGGATGTCCTAACTAACAGCGTATTGGACTTGATCCACGCGGAATTAGAAAAAAGCTCCCAGCGTCCTGTTTACCTATGTGGTGAGTCCTTTGGGGGTTGTTTGGCGATGAAAGTTAGTACCCAAGCACCACACTTATTTAAGCGAATTATCCTGATTAACCCAGCTTCTAGCTTTCAACTCCGCCCTTGGTATAATTGGGCATCACAACTAACTGATTTTGTGCCAGCTTATTTTTATGATGTCGGCGCCCTGGGGCTATTACCGTTTCTCGCCTCTTTGGTACGGATGTGTCGCAATGTTCGCCATGAACTACTAAAAACTATGCGTTCCGTGCCGCCAGAAACCATCAACTGGCGGTTATCTTTATTGCGAGAGTTTCAGGTGGATGAAGATCAGTTACGTAGCCTGACTCAACAAGTTTTATTAATTGCCGGTGGTAGCGATCGCCTTTTACCTTCTGAGATGGAGGTGAGACGGTTAGTTGAGATTATACCCAATTCCAAAATGGTGGTATTACCTGATAGTGGACACGCTTGTTTGCTGGAGGAAGAGACTAACCTCTATGAAATTCTCAAGAGTCAAAATTTTTTAGAAAGTAATGCGCCGAAAGTTCAAGAATTAGAGGTGAGGGGATAA
- a CDS encoding ribbon-helix-helix domain-containing protein: MSISLTPNQERFIQTKLEAGKYQSVEEVLEIALRLLDEYDRAETEWVRDVREKIDAAIVVSEQTAPIDGEIFVNQILARFSPRE; the protein is encoded by the coding sequence ATGAGCATCAGTCTCACACCTAACCAAGAACGCTTTATTCAAACAAAGCTCGAAGCTGGGAAATACCAATCTGTAGAGGAAGTTCTAGAAATCGCCCTACGATTGCTGGATGAGTATGATCGTGCTGAAACTGAATGGGTCAGGGATGTACGGGAAAAAATTGATGCGGCGATAGTAGTTTCAGAACAGACAGCACCGATTGACGGTGAGATTTTTGTCAATCAAATTTTAGCTCGATTTAGTCCGAGGGAATAA
- a CDS encoding leucyl aminopeptidase yields MTIRLSDTPLLEWAGDTLAVGLFEDAVELTGDLAALDQKFAGIFKELIAEEEFTAKANSTIFTRVGAVNQVKKVILVGLGKPEALKLDTLRRVAAAVAKVAKKQKTKTLGISLPLWNNDPAATAQAIAEGAQLALYQDNRFKSEPEDKGPQIETIDLLGLSGQEAAVTRANQIVSGVNLARQLVAAPANAVTPITLAETAQAIATEHGLQVEILEREDCEKLGMGAFLGVAQASDLPPKFIHLTYKPETTAKRKLAIIGKGLTFDSGGLNIKGAGSGIETMKIDMGGAAATLGAAKAIAQIKPDVEVHFISAATENMISGHAMHPGDVLTASNGKTIEVNNTDAEGRLTLADALVYADKLGLDAIVDLATLTGACVVALGNDIAGLFTPDDAVASQLEKAAESAGEKIWRLPMEDKYFEGLKSGIADMKNTGPRPGGSITAALFLKQFVKETPWAHLDIAGPVWEDKENGYNGPGATGFGVRTLVNWVLS; encoded by the coding sequence ATGACGATTCGACTTAGTGATACGCCTTTATTAGAGTGGGCGGGTGATACTTTAGCAGTTGGCTTATTTGAAGATGCAGTAGAGTTAACAGGCGATTTAGCGGCTTTGGATCAGAAGTTCGCCGGAATTTTCAAAGAACTGATTGCTGAAGAGGAATTTACAGCTAAAGCCAATAGCACCATTTTTACGCGGGTGGGTGCGGTCAACCAAGTTAAGAAAGTGATTTTGGTTGGTTTAGGAAAACCAGAAGCGCTGAAACTAGATACCTTGCGCCGCGTCGCTGCTGCGGTGGCGAAGGTTGCCAAAAAGCAAAAAACTAAAACCTTAGGAATTAGTTTACCACTATGGAATAACGATCCCGCAGCTACGGCTCAAGCGATCGCTGAAGGTGCACAACTGGCACTTTATCAAGATAATCGCTTTAAGTCAGAACCTGAAGATAAAGGGCCACAAATCGAAACCATAGATTTACTGGGATTAAGTGGACAAGAAGCAGCCGTCACCCGTGCCAATCAGATTGTTTCTGGGGTAAATTTGGCCCGGCAGTTGGTAGCCGCCCCAGCAAACGCGGTAACACCGATTACCTTGGCAGAAACAGCCCAAGCGATCGCCACTGAACACGGTTTGCAAGTAGAAATTCTGGAACGGGAAGACTGTGAAAAGCTAGGCATGGGTGCGTTTTTGGGAGTCGCCCAGGCATCTGATTTGCCACCAAAATTTATTCACCTGACTTATAAGCCAGAAACAACAGCCAAACGGAAATTAGCAATTATCGGTAAAGGTCTCACCTTTGACTCTGGTGGACTGAACATTAAAGGTGCTGGTAGCGGCATCGAAACCATGAAAATAGACATGGGTGGGGCTGCTGCTACCTTGGGTGCGGCTAAAGCGATCGCCCAAATCAAGCCAGATGTCGAAGTACACTTTATTTCAGCAGCGACCGAGAACATGATTAGCGGTCATGCCATGCACCCTGGCGATGTTCTCACAGCCTCTAATGGCAAAACAATTGAAGTGAATAACACCGACGCTGAAGGACGTTTAACCCTGGCAGATGCCTTGGTGTATGCCGACAAATTGGGATTAGATGCGATCGTTGATTTAGCCACCCTGACTGGTGCTTGCGTCGTTGCCTTGGGTAACGATATTGCTGGTTTATTTACACCCGACGATGCTGTAGCTTCGCAGTTAGAAAAAGCAGCTGAAAGTGCCGGGGAAAAAATTTGGCGTCTACCAATGGAAGACAAATATTTTGAAGGGCTAAAGTCTGGCATCGCCGACATGAAAAACACAGGTCCCCGTCCTGGTGGCTCGATTACAGCTGCCCTTTTCCTCAAGCAGTTCGTCAAAGAAACCCCATGGGCACACTTAGACATTGCTGGCCCAGTTTGGGAAGATAAAGAAAATGGCTACAACGGGCCAGGTGCGACAGGCTTCGGGGTACGAACATTGGTCAACTGGGTGCTGAGTTAA
- the plsX gene encoding phosphate acyltransferase PlsX — MGSTGVRIAIDAMGGDHAPGEIVAGALRAREELGVKVLLVGDSQQIEAALPPKINLAQVEIVSAEEAIAMDEEPLSAVRRKPKASINVAMDLVKKQQADAVFSAGHSGAAMAAALLRLGRLPGIDRPAIGTVFPTILAGKPVLILDVGANVDCRPKFLEQFAVMGSAYSQCVLGTNEPKVGLLNIGEEDSKGNDAAVRAHQLLRENSQINFIGNAEGRDVLSGNFDVIVCDGFTGNVLLKFAEAVGGVILQILREELPQGLHGQIGTALLKPNLKRVKQRMDHAEHGGALLLGVAGVCFIGHGSSQAPSVFNAIRMAKEAVDNKVLQRIQSQYQILQSESG; from the coding sequence ATGGGATCTACTGGCGTACGGATCGCAATTGACGCAATGGGAGGGGATCACGCACCCGGTGAAATCGTAGCTGGCGCACTGCGGGCACGGGAAGAATTGGGTGTGAAAGTCTTGTTGGTAGGTGATTCCCAACAAATTGAAGCTGCCCTGCCGCCAAAAATTAACCTGGCGCAGGTGGAGATAGTTTCGGCTGAGGAAGCGATCGCGATGGATGAAGAGCCTTTAAGCGCCGTTAGACGCAAACCCAAGGCTTCTATCAACGTAGCGATGGATTTGGTGAAGAAACAGCAGGCAGATGCTGTATTTTCCGCCGGTCACTCTGGGGCAGCTATGGCAGCGGCTTTACTTCGCTTAGGACGCTTGCCGGGAATTGACCGCCCAGCAATTGGGACAGTTTTTCCGACAATTTTAGCTGGCAAGCCTGTGCTGATACTTGATGTCGGCGCAAATGTAGACTGCCGTCCTAAGTTTTTAGAGCAATTTGCCGTCATGGGATCGGCTTACAGTCAGTGTGTCTTGGGTACAAACGAACCCAAGGTAGGTTTATTGAATATTGGGGAAGAAGACTCGAAAGGCAACGATGCCGCTGTTCGTGCCCACCAATTGCTACGCGAAAATTCCCAAATTAATTTTATTGGCAATGCCGAAGGGCGTGACGTGCTTTCCGGTAACTTTGATGTGATAGTCTGTGATGGTTTTACAGGTAATGTGTTATTGAAATTTGCCGAAGCAGTCGGAGGAGTGATTCTGCAAATTTTGCGGGAAGAATTACCCCAAGGCTTGCACGGTCAAATTGGCACAGCACTGTTAAAACCAAACCTCAAGCGGGTTAAGCAACGGATGGATCATGCAGAACATGGCGGTGCCCTGCTTTTAGGTGTTGCCGGAGTTTGTTTTATTGGTCACGGTAGTTCGCAAGCACCTTCAGTTTTTAATGCCATTCGGATGGCAAAAGAAGCTGTTGACAACAAGGTGCTACAACGAATTCAGTCTCAATATCAAATCCTACAAAGTGAGAGTGGTTAG
- a CDS encoding beta-ketoacyl-ACP synthase III, with product MQNLGVAIIGSGSALPATSVDNQALSEVVETSDEWIITRTGISQRQLALPTESLSGLATIAGNQALAAAGLEASDIDLILLATSTPDDLFGSACQVQAKLGATKAVAFDLTAACSGFLFGLVTAAQYIRTGVYQNVLLIGADILSRWVDWEDRRTCVLFGDGAGAVVLQANKSDRLLGFSLKSDGTQNHYLNLAYNPSAQELIPGVSVAKGTYMPITMNGKEVYRFAVQRVPEVIDKALFQANLSVDQIDWLLLHQANQRILNAVAQRLNIPEHKVISNVAHYGNTSAASIPLALDEVVRQGKIKPNDIIATSGFGAGLTWGAAIFQWGR from the coding sequence GTGCAAAATTTAGGCGTAGCAATTATCGGAAGTGGCTCGGCCCTACCTGCGACTTCCGTGGACAACCAGGCACTGAGCGAAGTAGTTGAAACCTCAGATGAGTGGATCATCACGAGAACAGGAATTAGTCAAAGACAGTTAGCACTACCAACAGAATCCTTAAGCGGGCTTGCAACCATTGCCGGCAATCAAGCGCTCGCCGCAGCAGGACTTGAAGCATCAGACATCGATCTGATTCTACTGGCAACATCCACCCCTGATGATCTGTTTGGCAGTGCTTGTCAAGTTCAGGCTAAATTGGGAGCGACCAAAGCAGTAGCCTTTGACTTAACAGCTGCCTGCTCTGGTTTTCTGTTTGGACTGGTAACGGCAGCCCAATACATTAGAACAGGTGTTTATCAAAATGTACTTTTGATCGGGGCAGATATCCTCTCTCGTTGGGTAGATTGGGAAGATAGGCGGACTTGTGTACTATTTGGCGATGGTGCCGGGGCAGTAGTGTTGCAGGCGAATAAGAGCGATCGCTTACTAGGTTTTTCACTTAAAAGCGATGGCACTCAAAACCACTATCTCAACCTAGCCTACAATCCTTCTGCCCAAGAACTGATTCCCGGCGTCAGTGTTGCCAAAGGTACATATATGCCCATTACGATGAACGGCAAAGAAGTCTACCGGTTCGCCGTCCAACGAGTGCCAGAAGTCATCGACAAAGCCCTATTTCAAGCTAACCTCAGTGTTGACCAAATAGATTGGCTACTATTACATCAAGCCAATCAGCGGATTCTCAATGCTGTGGCCCAACGCCTAAATATTCCAGAGCATAAAGTTATCAGCAACGTCGCCCATTACGGCAACACCTCTGCCGCCTCCATCCCTTTAGCTTTAGATGAAGTAGTGCGGCAAGGCAAAATTAAACCCAATGACATCATTGCTACATCCGGTTTTGGTGCTGGTCTGACTTGGGGCGCAGCAATTTTTCAATGGGGAAGATAG
- the iscB gene encoding RNA-guided endonuclease IscB: MSKIFVIDTDRQPLNPIHPAQARQLLRNKKAAIFRRFPFTLILKESRTNSPSSPLRLKIDPGAKHTGIALVNDSTGEVVFAADLEHRGFAIRDSLTTRRQLRRSRRNRKTRYRQPRFMNRNRPQGWLAPSLQSRVENIKTWVNKLVKFAPIEAISQELVRFDMQLISNPDIQGKEYQQGTLAGYETREFLLEKWNRQCAYCGVKDVPLQIEHIHPRARGGSNSITNLTLSCEKCNRKKGTKDIKEFLQKDPSRLEKPIKQVKRPLSDAAAVNTTRLALLFVLKSTGLPVEIGSGGLTKFNRSQLKLEKSHWLDAACVGKSTPVLKVKGIKDLLIKANGHGTRQSCRTDKFGFPSRYVPRFKYVLGFQTGDIVKAIVTRGKKIGEYIGRIAVRTSGSFNISTQSCLVQGISYKACKHIHKKDGYEYGKSRI; encoded by the coding sequence ATGTCCAAAATTTTTGTAATTGATACAGACAGGCAACCATTAAATCCAATCCACCCAGCACAAGCAAGGCAGTTATTACGAAACAAAAAAGCAGCAATTTTTAGACGGTTTCCATTCACTTTAATCCTGAAAGAATCTCGGACTAATTCGCCTTCATCCCCGCTGAGATTAAAAATTGACCCCGGAGCCAAACATACAGGAATTGCATTAGTTAACGATTCTACTGGCGAGGTGGTTTTTGCAGCCGACCTTGAGCATAGAGGTTTTGCCATCAGAGACTCTTTAACCACTAGAAGGCAGTTAAGACGGAGTAGAAGAAACCGGAAAACTAGATACCGTCAACCAAGATTTATGAATAGAAATCGTCCACAAGGATGGTTAGCACCAAGCTTACAAAGTCGAGTTGAAAATATTAAAACCTGGGTAAATAAGTTAGTCAAATTTGCACCAATAGAAGCGATTAGTCAAGAATTAGTCCGCTTTGATATGCAGTTAATAAGTAACCCAGATATCCAGGGTAAAGAGTATCAACAAGGTACTCTTGCGGGTTATGAAACTAGGGAATTTCTATTAGAAAAGTGGAATAGGCAATGTGCATACTGCGGAGTGAAAGACGTTCCTCTTCAAATAGAACATATTCATCCCAGAGCAAGAGGAGGTTCTAATTCAATCACTAATCTCACCTTGAGTTGTGAGAAATGCAATAGAAAAAAAGGGACTAAAGATATTAAAGAATTTCTCCAGAAAGACCCATCTAGATTGGAAAAACCCATCAAACAAGTAAAACGACCATTGTCTGATGCCGCAGCAGTAAACACAACTAGATTGGCATTACTATTCGTCTTAAAATCAACTGGATTACCAGTAGAAATAGGTTCAGGAGGTTTAACAAAATTCAATCGGAGCCAGCTAAAACTAGAAAAAAGCCATTGGTTAGATGCGGCTTGTGTTGGCAAATCAACACCTGTTCTCAAGGTTAAAGGTATCAAAGATTTGTTAATTAAAGCTAATGGTCACGGGACACGCCAATCATGCCGGACAGACAAATTTGGCTTTCCATCTCGCTATGTACCGAGATTCAAGTATGTTTTAGGTTTTCAAACTGGAGATATTGTTAAAGCCATTGTCACTAGGGGCAAAAAAATCGGTGAATACATTGGACGAATAGCAGTCAGGACTAGTGGCAGTTTCAATATCTCAACCCAGAGTTGTCTAGTTCAAGGAATTAGTTACAAGGCTTGTAAACACATTCACAAAAAAGATGGCTACGAATATGGAAAATCAAGGATTTAG
- the fabD gene encoding ACP S-malonyltransferase, whose product MTKTAWVFPGQGSQTLFMGMDLLDIPSAKEKFAQAEAILGWSVTEICQSDAENLSRTLYTQPILYVVESILADLVRERGNQPDLVAGHSLGEYIALYVAGVFEWSTGLHLVKRRAELMDNAAGGMMAALMNFDREQLFMAIAQTPDVVLANDNSPAQVVISGTPDGVHAVMTQVKTKRAIVLKTSGAFHSPLMAAAATEFQEVLESVVFQPATVPVLSNVEPVSSVDAEILKQRLSNQMTGSVRWREICLQLPANGIERVVEIGPGNVLTGLIKRTSPGLILENVRNAAELPA is encoded by the coding sequence ATGACTAAAACTGCATGGGTGTTTCCCGGACAAGGTTCGCAAACACTGTTCATGGGAATGGACTTATTGGATATACCATCTGCTAAAGAAAAATTTGCCCAAGCTGAGGCAATTTTGGGCTGGTCTGTAACAGAAATCTGTCAAAGCGATGCCGAAAACTTATCACGTACCCTCTATACTCAGCCAATTCTTTATGTGGTAGAAAGCATTCTCGCTGATTTAGTTCGGGAACGAGGAAACCAACCAGATTTAGTTGCTGGTCACAGTTTGGGTGAATACATCGCCCTTTACGTCGCGGGTGTCTTTGAATGGTCTACTGGGTTGCACTTGGTCAAGCGTCGGGCTGAACTCATGGATAATGCCGCAGGTGGGATGATGGCGGCTTTAATGAACTTTGACCGCGAACAGTTGTTCATGGCCATTGCCCAAACCCCTGATGTTGTGCTTGCAAATGACAACAGTCCCGCTCAAGTGGTAATTTCTGGCACTCCTGACGGTGTACACGCGGTAATGACCCAAGTTAAGACCAAGCGGGCAATTGTCTTAAAAACTTCGGGAGCATTTCACTCACCCTTAATGGCAGCTGCGGCGACAGAATTCCAAGAAGTGCTTGAATCTGTGGTATTTCAGCCAGCTACTGTACCAGTTTTATCTAATGTTGAGCCAGTTTCCTCAGTTGATGCCGAAATTTTAAAACAGCGCCTCAGTAATCAAATGACGGGTTCAGTACGTTGGCGAGAAATTTGTCTACAATTACCAGCAAATGGCATTGAGCGAGTAGTGGAAATTGGCCCTGGTAACGTGCTAACTGGGTTGATTAAGCGCACTAGCCCCGGCTTAATATTAGAAAATGTTCGCAATGCTGCTGAGTTGCCTGCTTAG
- a CDS encoding phosphate ABC transporter substrate-binding protein produces MSQKSGPPPIVFILLFLALLGGGYWWFFMRPAPPVSSTANSPSNANSVINPAFPLPASVASGTRVKIDGSTSMVTINQNLKIGFEGKFPGTTVQAIGNGTNQGIENLLAGKVNIAAISRPLTAQEQGQGLTAVSVSTDAIALIIGKANPFSQGLTSSQVADIFQGKINNWSAVGGSPKTIRVINRPVISGTHQTFKELVLKGANFGTQPNITTLPRDATTPLIQALATDGIGYATFAQAANQQTVRVVPIDGLTPEAGSYPYQRPLYYVYKNPASPEVQAFLGYATSPQGQQAIALGN; encoded by the coding sequence ATGAGTCAGAAAAGCGGCCCGCCCCCTATTGTTTTTATCCTTTTGTTTCTGGCGCTTTTGGGTGGTGGTTATTGGTGGTTTTTTATGCGTCCAGCACCTCCAGTATCCAGTACAGCAAACTCCCCAAGCAACGCCAACTCTGTGATTAATCCGGCTTTCCCATTGCCAGCTTCAGTAGCCAGCGGTACTAGAGTGAAAATTGATGGTTCTACTAGCATGGTGACAATTAACCAAAATCTCAAAATAGGTTTTGAGGGAAAGTTTCCCGGTACAACGGTGCAAGCAATTGGAAATGGAACTAACCAGGGGATTGAGAATCTCTTGGCAGGTAAAGTTAATATTGCCGCAATATCTCGTCCTTTGACTGCACAAGAGCAAGGTCAGGGATTGACAGCGGTTTCTGTGAGTACAGATGCGATCGCTCTCATCATTGGTAAAGCCAATCCTTTCAGCCAAGGATTAACTAGCAGTCAGGTAGCAGATATCTTTCAGGGAAAAATTAATAATTGGTCAGCGGTAGGTGGTTCACCGAAAACTATCCGCGTGATTAATCGACCCGTAATTAGTGGCACTCATCAAACTTTTAAGGAATTGGTGCTGAAGGGGGCTAATTTTGGGACTCAGCCCAACATTACCACTCTGCCACGGGATGCCACAACTCCCTTAATTCAAGCTTTGGCAACCGATGGCATCGGCTATGCTACCTTTGCTCAGGCTGCCAATCAGCAAACAGTGCGAGTTGTGCCCATCGATGGATTAACCCCAGAAGCAGGTAGTTATCCCTATCAACGGCCACTGTATTACGTTTATAAAAACCCTGCTAGCCCTGAGGTTCAAGCATTTCTAGGTTATGCAACTTCGCCTCAAGGACAGCAAGCGATCGCATTGGGAAATTAA